In Trichlorobacter lovleyi, the DNA window GAGGAAGTTTAATCCCTATCGCGGATTCCGCTTGATTACCTATGCCGTCTGGTGGATCAGGGCGCAGATTCAAAGTTATATTGTTTCCTCGTGGAGCCTGCTTAAAATCGGTACAACGCAAGCTCAGCGCAAACTTTTCTTCAAGCTGAAGCAGGCAAGAAATGCTATTCGCAGCATGACCGGCGACGATGCGGGGGATCTGCCTGCTACTGCTCTTTCGCTTGACGTCCGTGAGGCGGATGTCGAAGAGATGGAACTGCGCTTGATGGGCGAGGTCTCACTGGATGCAGAACAGGCTTCCGGTGAAGGTGGAAGCCTGCTGGAGACCCTGATTGATGATCGTCCAAATCAGGAGAGCCAGCTGGCAGACTTGCAGGAACAGCAAGCCTTGAGGGTGGTTGTTGCTGGTGCCGTGTCACGGCTTGGCGAGAAAGAACAGTTTGTTGTCAAGCAGCGAATTGTGGCAGATGACCCTATGACGTTGCAGGAGATTGCAGACCACTTTTCGATATCACGTGAGCGCGTCCGCCAGATTGAGGAGAATGCGCTCAGGAAAATCAAGGGCTTTTTAGGGACGAGCATGCAACTCCAGCATGTGTAAGCGGTGGGTTACGTGTGTGAACCGGTGAGTGTTGAAAAAAAACCAATAAAAAACTTGACAATCTTTTGTCACTGCAGTAAAAGCACAAATTCAACGCTTTGCCGAGGATTGCTGGCGTAGCTCAATTGGTAGAGCAGCTGACTTGTAATCAGCAGGTTGCGGGTTCGAGTCCCATCGCCAGCTCCAGTCAAGCAATATAAGCAGCATCATCCCTGGAGGGATTCCCGAGCGGCCAAAGGGAACAGACTGTAAATCTGTCGTCGTAGACTTCGGAGGTTCGAATCCTCCTCCCTCCACCATACAAGTTCACCGGCTGCATTGGGTGGTCCCGGATCCAGGAGGCAGGCTTCTGCCGCATGAACTGGTCAAGGGTTCGCTTGAGGTCGCCAAAGCAGTGCATACCGTTGTGCGGGAGTAGCTCAGTTGGCTAGAGCATCAGCCTTCCAAGCTGAGGGTCGCGGGTTCGAGTCCCGTTTCCCGCTCCAATCTTCATGATATTCGTGAAATGCCCACATAGCTCAGGAGGTAGAGCACTTCCTTGGTAAGGAAGAGGTCTCCGGTTCGAGTCCGGATGTGGGCTCCATTTCTTCAGATGAAATCGTGTAGATGTAGAGAGCGAATACGCACGCAATACAAAGATCAGGCAATCAATGTACAAACAGGAGGAACCAGTCGATGGCCAAGGCTAAATTTGAGCGTAATAAAACGCACGTAAACATCGGAACGATTGGTCACGTTGACCATGGTAAGACCACATTGACCGCAGCGATCACCAAGGTGCTTGCTGGCAAGGGTCAGGCCGAATACAAGGCGTTTGACCAGATTGACAACGCCCCTGAAGAGCGTGAGCGTGGTATCACCATTGCGACCGCCCACGTTGAATACGAAACCGACAAGCGTCACTACGCCCACGTCGACTGCCCTGGTCACGCTGACTACGTCAAGAACATGATCACCGGTGCAGCTCAGATGGACGGTGCTATTCTGGTTGTATCAGCAGCAGACGGCCCAATGCCTCAGACCCGTGAGCACATCCTGCTTGCCCGTCAGGTTGGCGTGCCCTACATCGTTGTCTTCCTCAACAAGGCTGACATGGTAGACGACGCTGAGCTGCTTGAGCTGGTAGAACTGGAAATCCGTGAACTGCTTTCCAGCTATGACTTCCCGGGTGACGATATTCCAATCATCAAAGGCTCCGCCCTGAAGGCCCTTAACGGCGACAAGGACGAACTGGGTGAAGACTCCGTTAACGCACTGATGGAAGCTGTTGACAGCTACATCCCTGATCCTGAGCGTGCCATTGACCGTCCGTTCCTGATGCCGGTAGAAGACGTATTCTCCATCTCCGGTCGTGGTACAGTTGCCACCGGTCGTGTAGAGCGCGGCATTGTAAAGGTTGGCGAGGAAATCGAAATCGTCGGCATCAAGGCTACCGCCAAGACCACCGTAACCGGTGTAGAAATGTTCCGTAAACTGCTTGACCAAGGTCAGGCTGGCGACAACATCGGCGCCCTGCTGCGTGGTGTTAAGCGTGAAGACATCGAGCGTGGCCAGGTACTTGCCAAGCCCGGTAGCATCACCCCGCACACCAAGTTCAAGGCAGAAGCCTACATTCTCACCAAAGAAGAAGGTGGTCGTCACACCCCATTCTTTAACGGCTACCGTCCGCAGTTCTACTTCCGCACCACTGACGTAACCGGTGTAGCTGAACTGCCTGCCGGCACCGAGATGGTAATGCCTGGTGACAATATTGCCATGACCGTAAACCTGATCACCCCGATCGCCATGGACGAAGGTCTTCGCTTCGCCATCCGTGAAGGTGGTCGTACCGTAGGCGCCGGCGTCGTCAGCGCAATTATCGAGTAAGATACAGGATGTGCCAGTGGGCGTTGTCTGTCGTAACGGCAGACAACGCCTTGCTCGCGTCTGAAAAGGAAGAGCGATGAGAGACATCATTACCCTTGCATGCACCGAGTGCAAGCAGAGAAACTACACAACAACCAAGAACAAAAAGATTACTCCGCAAAAGCTGGAGTTCAGTAAATATTGCCGTTTTTGTCGTAAGCATACCCCTCACAAGGAAACAAAATAAGGGGTAGCGACACAGTTGCAGGCCAGTAGCTCTAATTGGTAGAGCGCCGGTCTCCAAAACCGGATGTTGGGGGTTCGAATCCCTCCTGGCCTGCCATTTACTTTTAGCCTTGAGTGTTGATTCGTCATGCAGTTGTATGTCAGACGCATTTTCAGGAGAGTATTGTGCAGAATGTGAAGACATTTTTCGAGTCAGTTAAACTCGAGCTGAGCAAGGTAACCTGGCCGACACGCAAGGAAACCGTTGCTACAACCGGTGTGGTGATCATGATTGTTTTTATGGTCTCTATTTACCTCGGTTTGTGTGATGTGGTCCTGTCCAAGCTGATGCGCTTGGTATTGGGATAACAGGAATTTAACTATGAGCCAGAAATGGTATGGCGTACATACATATTCAGGATATGAAAACAAGGTCCGCCTCAATCTGACAGAGCGCGTCAAAAATGAGAAGATGGAGGATCTCTTCGGTGAGATTCTGATCCCCTCAGAGACCGTTGTTGAACTCAAGAAGGGCGAGAAGAAGACTTCGTCACGTAAATTCTTCCCCGGCTATATCCTGATTAAGATGGAGCTGACTGACGAAACATGGCATATCGTTAAGGAAACTGCCAAGGTTACCGGTTTTGTCGGTGGCAATACTCCGTTTCCTATTCCTGACGAGGAAGTTAACAAGATCGCCCGCAGAATGGAAGAAGGCGCTGAAAAACCACGTCCCAAAGTCGAATTTGATGTGGGTGAAACCGTTCGTGTTGTTGACGGGCCGTTCCTGAACTTTACTGGGGTGATTGAAGACGTCAAGCCGGACAAAGGCAAGCTGCGTGTTGCTGTAACAATTTTTGGACGTTCTACTCCGGTCGAACTGGAGTTTATGCAAGTAGAGAAGTGCTGACAAAATCGTCTTCTTTTGTTGAAGACGGTACGTAATAAAAGGAGTGCATCCCAATGGCTAAGAAGATTACCGGCTACATAAAACTGCAAATTCCTGCGGGCAAGGCTAACCCCTCGCCGCCTATCGGACCTGCTCTTGGTCAGCATGGTGTCAATATCATGGAGTTTTGCAAGGCTTTTAATGCCAAGACACAGGCCGATGAAGGTACTATTACACCAGTAGTCATAACTGTCTACGCAGACCGGTCTTTTTCTTTTATTACCAAAACTCCTCCGGTACCGGTTCTGATCAAGAAGACCATTGGTATTGAGAGCGGTTCAAGTGTGCCGAACAAGAACAAGGTTGGTAAACTGACCAAGGCTCAGGTTGAAGAGATTGCCAAGAAGAAAATGCCGGATCTGAACGCCGCCTCTGTTGAAGCAGCCATGCGGACAGTAGAGGGTACTGCTCGTTCCATGGGTGTAGATATTGTAGAGTAAGATTGGCTTTTGCCGAGGAAACAGAGTTCAGTAGGAGAGGACGGACATGTCAAAGAGTACAAAAAAACATAGCGCCGCAATGACCAAGGTTGACCGTAGCACGGTTTATCCCCTTAAAGCAGCGGTCGAAGTGGTAAAAGATACTGCTTATGCCAAGTTTGATGAGACAGTAGATGTGGCGGTCAAACTGGGTGTTGATCCTCGTCATGCCGATCAAATGGTACGTGGTGCTGTTGTTCTGCCTAATGGACTGGGTAAGAATGTACGGGTGCTGGTGTTTGCCAAAGGTGAGAAGGAAAAAGAAGCCCTGGATGCTGGCGCAGATTACGTCGGTGCAGATGATCTGGTGGCCAAAATTCAGGAAGGCTGGTTTGAGTTTGATACCGCCATAGCTACTCCTGATATGATGGGTGTTGTCGGCAAGATCGGTAAACTGCTCGGTCCCCGCGGCCTGATGCCTAACCCGAAGGTCGGCACTGTTACCTTTGAAGTTGGTCGTGCTGTGAAAGAGTCCAAGGCCGGTAAGGTTGAGTTCCGCGTGGAGAAGGCCGGAATTGTCCACGCCCCTATTGGCAAGGTTTCGTTCGACGCTGAAAAACTGCAGGGAAACTTGGTTGCTCTGGTTGAAGCACTGGTAAAAGCCAAGCCTTCTGCGGCAAAAGGTACCTATATCAAGAAGATTTCTCTCTCGTCAACGATGGGGCCTGGAATCAACCTTGATATCAGTGATGTAACCGCAAATATATAAACGATTTTAGCCAAAGTCACAGACAGCAGGCGCATGCCAGCATAAAGACGTAGTCGGTCTACCTGCCGAGACTTGGGTTCGCAAGACTACCTTGCGCTCCTGACTTTGGCATGGGGTCTCCCCAGAAACCAAAAGAAAGGAGGACGACGCTTGAAAAAATCTGTCAAGCAGGAACAAGTAACGCAGATGCACGATAAGCTGTTGCGTGCAAAAGCAGTTTTTCTGGCTGACTTCCGCGGAATGAATGTGGATAAGGCTACAACACTGCGCAACGAGCTCCGGTCTGCCAGCGTTGAGTACAAGGTGTTCAAGAACACCCTGTTCGATATCGCTGCGAAAGAAACCGAGGCTGCGTGTCTGGCTCCCTATCTTGCCGGCCCAACAGCGGTAGCTATATCTTATGATGACCCTGTCGGCGCTGCCAAGGTCCTGTCCAAATTCGCCAAGGATTCAAAAGGCGTGTTTGCACTTAAAGCCGGTGTGCTTTCCGGTAAAGTGATTGATGTTAGCCAGATTCAGGCACTTGCTGATCTCCCATCACGGGAAGTGTTGATTGCCAAGATGCTCGGCTCAATGCAGGCACCAGCCACGAATTTTGTTGGCGTACTGGCTGCACTGCCCGGCTCACTGGTGCGTGTCCTGGATGCAATCCGGGCAAAAAAAGAAGGCAACTAGAACTTCTCGCTGTATTAATACCCAATTAAACACTCGATACCTATATGGAGGATATCATGGCTGAAATTACTAAGGCAGACGTAGTTGCATTTATTGAAAAGATGACTGTTCTTGAACTGGCTGAGCTGGTTAAGGAGCTGGAAGAAAAGTTCGGTGTGTCTGCTGCTGCTCCTGTTGCAGTTGCTGCTGCTGCTCCTGCTGCCGCTGCTGAGGCTGCTGAAGAGAAGACTGAGTTTGATGTTATCCTGAAGAGTGCCGGTGCCAACAAGATCAACGTGATCAAGGTTGTGCGTACTCTGACCAGCCTGGGCCTGAAGGAAGCAAAAGACCTGGTTGACGGCGCACCAAGCCCCGTTAAGACCGGTATCTCCAAGGCTGAAGCTGAAGAAGCTCAGAAGCAACTGGTTGAAGCTGGCGCAGAAGTAGAAATCAAATAGTTGCGCAGTGCAATACCTGCAGGAAGCCAAGGTCGCCTGGTGCGGCCTTGGCTTGTCCTGTTTTGTTAATTCCTCCTGGCATGTGATCTGCGATTTAATTTATTTAAATCAATAGGTTGTGTGCTGATGTCTGTTCTTTTATGCTACTTGCCGAAGGAGAAGGTATGGCCTACTCGATCGCCAACAACCACCTGCTGCGCAAAAATTTTGCCACTATCAAGAATATCATTGATATCCCTAACCTGATTGACATTCAGAAAAACTCCTACCGTCGTTTTTTGCAATCTGACGTCCCGTTGGATTCACGCAAAAACATTGGTCTTGAGGCTGTTTTTCGGTCTGTTTTTCCTATAAAGGACTTCAGCGAAACTTCATCGCTGGAGTATGTCTCCTATACGCTGAGCAAGCCTAAATATGACGTTGAGGAGTGCCATCAACGGGGTATGACCTATGCAGCCCCGATGAAGGTTAAGGTCCGGCTTGTCATTTGGGATTCAGGCAAGGAGTCGGGTGTCCGTGGTGTTAAGGATATTAAGGAGCAGGAGGTCTACTTCGGGGAAATCCCGTTGATGACCGAAAACGGCACCTTTATTATCAACGGCACTGAGCGGGTTATCGTTAGCCAGTTGCATCGCTCACCGGGTGTATTCTTTGATCACGATAAAGGTAAGACACACTCAAGTGGCAAGGTTCTGTATTCTGCGAGGGTTATCCCCTATCGTGGTTCCTGGCTTGACTTTGAGTTTGACCATAAGGATATCCTGTTTGTAAGGATTGACCGTCGTCGTAAGATGCCGGCAACGGTCCTGTTAAAGGCCCTGGGATATTCAGTTGAACATCTCCTGAACTATTACTACAAGAGTGAGCAGATTTTTATTGCAGCGGGTGAACTGCGCAAAGGGATTGAACCCGAGCTGCTTACCATGCAAAAGGCGGTTGTTGATGTCGCAGACGCCAATGGTGAGGTAATTGTAAAGGCCAACCGCAAATTCACCAAGGCCTCTATAAAGAAGCTCTTGGATCATGGTGTTACTACCATTCCTACCAGTTCCGAGAATATTATTGGCCGCTATGCTTCTGCTGATGTTGTTGATCCGGTAACCGGTGAAATACTGCTGGAATGCAATCAGGAACTGACAGCCGACAAGCTTGACGAGTTGCGCCAAAAAGAGGTTACAACCTTCAACCTGCTGTACATTGACGGTTTGAACGTCACCTCTTCCTTCCGTGATACGCTGCTTGCTGATAAAATCAGCTCCAGTGATGAAGCCCTGATCGAGATTTATCGGCGTTTGCGTCCGGGGGATCCACCAACTCTCAAGAGCTCGCTGGCACTCTTTGATAACCTGTTCTTTAACCCTGAACGTTATGATCTTTCAGCTGTTGGTCGTCTGAAGCTGAACTTTAAACTGGGGCTGAAGGTGTGGCCGGATTGTACGATACTTAACGGGCCTACCATGTTGACAGCTGCTGAGCTGCAAAATGCCGAGCAGTTGATTGATGGCCTGGTGAATGGTACCCGTCCGGTTGACTTGGCTTTAAAAGACAGACTTTCGAGCGATCTGACCAAATCGCTTAAAAAGCTCGATTTGAAACAACCGGTGCCTGAGCGTCTGTTGGAACAGCTGGCTGAAGAACTGAATAGTGCGGTAGCCAACGCTGAGTTCTTCCAGCGTGATCTGGTTGCAGGTCTTGAACTGCCTGAGTCGTTCATAAAACTGATGGATCTGATTGAGCAGGGTGGTTATGACGAAAATCGTCGGCGGATTGAAGGCCTGCGCCGCAATCGTATGCTTCTGGAAGTTGCCTATGGCGACTCTGTTGAGTGCTGTAACCGTAACGACATTCTCGAGATCGTCCGTTATCTGATCGAGTTGAAAAATGGTCGCGGTGCGATTGACGATATTGACCACTTGGGCAATCGTCGTGTCCGGGCCGTTGGTGAATTGCTTGAGAATCAGTATCGGATCGGTCTGGTACGGATGGAACGGGCAATTAAGGAACGGATGTCGTTGCAGGAAGTTGAAAACCTGATGCCGCACGACCTGATTAACTCAAAGCCTGTGTCTGCGGTTGTCAAGGAGTTCTTTGGTTCATCACAGCTGTCACAGTTTATGGACCAGACCAACCCGCTGTCCGAGGTTACCCACAAACGGCGCCTGTCGGCCCTTGGACCAGGTGGTCTGACCCGTGAACGTGCCGGCTTTGAGGTGCGGGACGTTCATCCCACCCACTATGGCAGGGTCTGTCCGATTGAAACGCCGGAAGGTCCGAACATCGGCTTGATCGCTTCTCTCTCCACCTACGCCCGGATCAACGAGCATGGTTTTGTTGAGACACCGTACCGTTTGGTACGGGAGGGCCAGGTCACCAGTGAGGTGAAGTTCTTCTCTGCACTGGAAGAGGAAGGACATGCCATCGCCCAGGCAAATGCCTTGGTGGATCAGGACGGACGGTTTATTAATGAGTACGTCTCTGCACGGAAGAGCGGCGAGTTTGTTCTGGTGCAGCGTGACGAAATTGAGCTGATGGACGTTGCACCCAAGCAGCTGGTATCCGTTGCTGCGGCACTGATTCCGTTCCTGGAAAACGATGACGCAAACCGGGCCCTGATGGGATCCAACATGCAGCGGCAGGCAGTTCCGTTGTTGCGTGCGGATTCCCCGTTGGTGGGTACCGGCATGGAACGTATTGTTGCGAAGGATTCCGGCGTCTCTGTTATTGCCCGTCATAATGGTGTTGTTGATGCGGTTGATGCTGGCCGGATTGTGATCAAGATTGACGAAGAAGAGTATGATGAGACCGGTACCGGCGTTGATATTTACAATCTGGTGAAGTTTTCCCGCTCCAACCAGAATACCTGTATCAACCAAAAGCCGGTGGTAAAAGTCGGGGACAAGGTCAAACGCGGCGATGTCATTGCTGATGGCCCCTCAACCGATATGGGTGAACTGGCCCTTGGTCAAAACATCATTGTGGCCTTCATGCCTTGGGGCGGCTACAACTTCGAGGACTCCATCCTGGTTTCTGAACGGCTGACCAAGGATGACCGCTACACATCAATTCACATCGAAGAATTTGAGTGTGTGGCCCGTGATACAAAGCTTGGCAAGGAAGAAATTACCGCTGATATTCCAAACCTTGGTGAAGAGGCTCTTAAAGATCTGGATGAGTCAGGTATCATCAGGATCGGTGCCGAGGTCAAACCTGGCGATATCCTGGTCGGGAAAATCACTCCCAAAGGCGAGACCCAGCTCTCTCCCGAAGAGAAACTGCTGCGTGCGATCTTCGGTGAAAAAGCTGGTGATGTCCGTGATACCTCCTTGACCATACCTCCGGGCGTGGAAGGTACCGTTATCGGCGCCAAGGTCTTCTCCCGTAAGGGTAATGATAAGGACGCCCGGACTGAACTGATTGAGAAGATTGAGGAAGAGAAGCTTCGCAAGGACGAGCAGGATGAGGTCCGTATCATCCGAGATTCAGCTCGCGGCAAGCTGAAGCGCCTCCTGGTGGGTAAGACTGCCGGTGCCAAGATCGAGGATCGTCACGGCGTAACTGTTCTTGCCAAGGGCAAGAAGATTACCGATGAACTGCTTGAGTCCCTGACCATGGACCGCTGGGCAACCATTTCAGTCAGTGACGGAACCGATGTCGAGGAAAAAGTCGCTGAGGTCCTGTCCAAACTCAACGAGCAGGTCGAGCTTATTCGTGGGGTATTCGACGATAAGGTTCAAAAGCTGAGAAGGGGCGACGATCTGCCTCCTGGTGTAATCAAGATGGTCAAGGTCTATGTCGCCATCAAGCGTAAGCTCCAGGTTGGTGACAAAATGGCTGGTCGTCACGGTAACAAGGGTGTTGTTTCCCGCATCCTGCCTGAAGAAGATATGCCGTATATGGATGATGGGCGCCCCGTTGAAATTGTGCTGAACCCCTTGGGTGTTCCTTCCCGTATGAACGTTGGACAGATCCTTGAGACCCACCTTGGCTGGGCTGCTAAAGGTCTGGGCTGGAAGATTCAGAAGATGCTGGAAGAGCATACCTCTGAAGAAAACCTGAAGAAGTTCATTCGTGAAACATACGATAATGCTGACTTCAACAAGATACTTGACACCATGGATCGTGAAGAACTGCTGCTGGTTGCGCGGCGCCTGTCGCGTGGTGTGCCGATGGCATCACCGGTATTCGAAGGTGCCGGTGAGGCGAAAATCAAAGAGCTGTTGACCCGCGCCGGCTTTGCAACCAATGGCCAGGTAACGCTTTTTGACGGTCGTACCGGTGAGCCGTTTAAGCATAAGGTAACGGTTGGTATCATGTACGTCCTGAAGCTGCATCACTTGGTTGATGACAAGATCCATGCCCGTTCAATCGGACCTTACTCGCTGGTTACGCAGCAACCACTGGGTGGTAAGGCCCAGTTTGGCGGCCAGCGTCTGGGTGAGATGGAAGTCTGGGCGATGGAGGCATATGGCTGTTCTTATGCACTGCAGGAGTTCCTGACCGTCAAGTCGGACGACGTCTCCGGACGTACCCGCATGTACGAAGCGATTGTGAAAGG includes these proteins:
- the rpoH gene encoding RNA polymerase sigma factor RpoH; translation: MYAAIPVTTDSFSRYLSEIKSFPLLDEQEEHRLAVRLFEENDLDAAQTLVTSNLRFVVKIAAEYRNYGLKMLDLIQEGNIGLMLAVRKFNPYRGFRLITYAVWWIRAQIQSYIVSSWSLLKIGTTQAQRKLFFKLKQARNAIRSMTGDDAGDLPATALSLDVREADVEEMELRLMGEVSLDAEQASGEGGSLLETLIDDRPNQESQLADLQEQQALRVVVAGAVSRLGEKEQFVVKQRIVADDPMTLQEIADHFSISRERVRQIEENALRKIKGFLGTSMQLQHV
- the tuf gene encoding elongation factor Tu, whose translation is MAKAKFERNKTHVNIGTIGHVDHGKTTLTAAITKVLAGKGQAEYKAFDQIDNAPEERERGITIATAHVEYETDKRHYAHVDCPGHADYVKNMITGAAQMDGAILVVSAADGPMPQTREHILLARQVGVPYIVVFLNKADMVDDAELLELVELEIRELLSSYDFPGDDIPIIKGSALKALNGDKDELGEDSVNALMEAVDSYIPDPERAIDRPFLMPVEDVFSISGRGTVATGRVERGIVKVGEEIEIVGIKATAKTTVTGVEMFRKLLDQGQAGDNIGALLRGVKREDIERGQVLAKPGSITPHTKFKAEAYILTKEEGGRHTPFFNGYRPQFYFRTTDVTGVAELPAGTEMVMPGDNIAMTVNLITPIAMDEGLRFAIREGGRTVGAGVVSAIIE
- the rpmG gene encoding 50S ribosomal protein L33 — protein: MRDIITLACTECKQRNYTTTKNKKITPQKLEFSKYCRFCRKHTPHKETK
- the secE gene encoding preprotein translocase subunit SecE, with the protein product MQNVKTFFESVKLELSKVTWPTRKETVATTGVVIMIVFMVSIYLGLCDVVLSKLMRLVLG
- the nusG gene encoding transcription termination/antitermination protein NusG, whose amino-acid sequence is MSQKWYGVHTYSGYENKVRLNLTERVKNEKMEDLFGEILIPSETVVELKKGEKKTSSRKFFPGYILIKMELTDETWHIVKETAKVTGFVGGNTPFPIPDEEVNKIARRMEEGAEKPRPKVEFDVGETVRVVDGPFLNFTGVIEDVKPDKGKLRVAVTIFGRSTPVELEFMQVEKC
- the rplK gene encoding 50S ribosomal protein L11, giving the protein MAKKITGYIKLQIPAGKANPSPPIGPALGQHGVNIMEFCKAFNAKTQADEGTITPVVITVYADRSFSFITKTPPVPVLIKKTIGIESGSSVPNKNKVGKLTKAQVEEIAKKKMPDLNAASVEAAMRTVEGTARSMGVDIVE
- the rplA gene encoding 50S ribosomal protein L1 produces the protein MSKSTKKHSAAMTKVDRSTVYPLKAAVEVVKDTAYAKFDETVDVAVKLGVDPRHADQMVRGAVVLPNGLGKNVRVLVFAKGEKEKEALDAGADYVGADDLVAKIQEGWFEFDTAIATPDMMGVVGKIGKLLGPRGLMPNPKVGTVTFEVGRAVKESKAGKVEFRVEKAGIVHAPIGKVSFDAEKLQGNLVALVEALVKAKPSAAKGTYIKKISLSSTMGPGINLDISDVTANI
- the rplJ gene encoding 50S ribosomal protein L10, translating into MKKSVKQEQVTQMHDKLLRAKAVFLADFRGMNVDKATTLRNELRSASVEYKVFKNTLFDIAAKETEAACLAPYLAGPTAVAISYDDPVGAAKVLSKFAKDSKGVFALKAGVLSGKVIDVSQIQALADLPSREVLIAKMLGSMQAPATNFVGVLAALPGSLVRVLDAIRAKKEGN
- the rplL gene encoding 50S ribosomal protein L7/L12: MAEITKADVVAFIEKMTVLELAELVKELEEKFGVSAAAPVAVAAAAPAAAAEAAEEKTEFDVILKSAGANKINVIKVVRTLTSLGLKEAKDLVDGAPSPVKTGISKAEAEEAQKQLVEAGAEVEIK
- the rpoB gene encoding DNA-directed RNA polymerase subunit beta, with amino-acid sequence MAYSIANNHLLRKNFATIKNIIDIPNLIDIQKNSYRRFLQSDVPLDSRKNIGLEAVFRSVFPIKDFSETSSLEYVSYTLSKPKYDVEECHQRGMTYAAPMKVKVRLVIWDSGKESGVRGVKDIKEQEVYFGEIPLMTENGTFIINGTERVIVSQLHRSPGVFFDHDKGKTHSSGKVLYSARVIPYRGSWLDFEFDHKDILFVRIDRRRKMPATVLLKALGYSVEHLLNYYYKSEQIFIAAGELRKGIEPELLTMQKAVVDVADANGEVIVKANRKFTKASIKKLLDHGVTTIPTSSENIIGRYASADVVDPVTGEILLECNQELTADKLDELRQKEVTTFNLLYIDGLNVTSSFRDTLLADKISSSDEALIEIYRRLRPGDPPTLKSSLALFDNLFFNPERYDLSAVGRLKLNFKLGLKVWPDCTILNGPTMLTAAELQNAEQLIDGLVNGTRPVDLALKDRLSSDLTKSLKKLDLKQPVPERLLEQLAEELNSAVANAEFFQRDLVAGLELPESFIKLMDLIEQGGYDENRRRIEGLRRNRMLLEVAYGDSVECCNRNDILEIVRYLIELKNGRGAIDDIDHLGNRRVRAVGELLENQYRIGLVRMERAIKERMSLQEVENLMPHDLINSKPVSAVVKEFFGSSQLSQFMDQTNPLSEVTHKRRLSALGPGGLTRERAGFEVRDVHPTHYGRVCPIETPEGPNIGLIASLSTYARINEHGFVETPYRLVREGQVTSEVKFFSALEEEGHAIAQANALVDQDGRFINEYVSARKSGEFVLVQRDEIELMDVAPKQLVSVAAALIPFLENDDANRALMGSNMQRQAVPLLRADSPLVGTGMERIVAKDSGVSVIARHNGVVDAVDAGRIVIKIDEEEYDETGTGVDIYNLVKFSRSNQNTCINQKPVVKVGDKVKRGDVIADGPSTDMGELALGQNIIVAFMPWGGYNFEDSILVSERLTKDDRYTSIHIEEFECVARDTKLGKEEITADIPNLGEEALKDLDESGIIRIGAEVKPGDILVGKITPKGETQLSPEEKLLRAIFGEKAGDVRDTSLTIPPGVEGTVIGAKVFSRKGNDKDARTELIEKIEEEKLRKDEQDEVRIIRDSARGKLKRLLVGKTAGAKIEDRHGVTVLAKGKKITDELLESLTMDRWATISVSDGTDVEEKVAEVLSKLNEQVELIRGVFDDKVQKLRRGDDLPPGVIKMVKVYVAIKRKLQVGDKMAGRHGNKGVVSRILPEEDMPYMDDGRPVEIVLNPLGVPSRMNVGQILETHLGWAAKGLGWKIQKMLEEHTSEENLKKFIRETYDNADFNKILDTMDREELLLVARRLSRGVPMASPVFEGAGEAKIKELLTRAGFATNGQVTLFDGRTGEPFKHKVTVGIMYVLKLHHLVDDKIHARSIGPYSLVTQQPLGGKAQFGGQRLGEMEVWAMEAYGCSYALQEFLTVKSDDVSGRTRMYEAIVKGKHTLEPGLPESFNVLIKELQSLCLDVELLEGDE